TTGTGGGCGATACTCATCTGGAAAGTGGCTGGTATTGAATTTGGACAGTGAGTTTTCTAGAAACCCTTCTAAGGAACTTGTATTCGAGTAAGCCTTCATATAAACTAGACGTGGAATGAAGTTGGACGTGAAAGCTATAATAAAGCCCTGAAATGGAATTATGGTAAATCAGTGCAGCTATAGCGAAAACAAACATAGTTTATCTACATAAATGATTATACTCACATTGGTGATTACTGACAATTTAGAAATGATATCGAGTATTCTAAACCAAACACCAATATCTCTAACTCGCTGTCCAACAGGCCTTCTATACATAGTCAGTAGCTTTTTAGCATCGAATCTCATCTCAAATATGTTGTTGATAAGCGCGAAAAATGGCGCAAGGGGAAAAGCAGcaacaaaaattgttacaaatcCATACTGCAACACtgttccgatttttttttaattttttacacttgcATACCGATATAACTGTGTTTTCAATGTCACTTTGCCAGTTAGTCAAAATATTACGCAGCAAACTTACCCATTTCTAAATATTCAGGGAATAAACTCCTGGGACCCCATTCTACTAGTTTATAATCTTTGACCCACTGAAGGTTTATTCTGGATGTTgatttgtctttatttttatctttttttgttccaaCATGAACCTTCACAGTATTCAaccatttataaaataatggaaaaaccATTTCTAAGATAGTGTTCAGTGCTTGTTTCCCAATCATGATGATGATTAATTGTATGGATAATTCTAATAAACACCCACCAGGTCCACATTCTTCCTGACGAAATGTAAAGAACCGGATATATTCTCTCGGATACCCAACAAACTTACCTTTAAAAAAGGCAATGTAAAATATGGAAGcgtaataattgataaattgtAGCAGATATATTTTCAGAGTCAAACTGTcatcgaattctgtttgtgtCCGAAGGAATTCGATctgtgaaagtaaaaaaagaagtatCATTAGTTTGAAGGATCAACAGATTAATTGACATGGTAGATATTATGCAGATCCATTACCAACTATACATATCTGTAATTTCTAAGGCGCTTCTAGCCTTGAAATATAAGGTCTCAACAATCTTAAAGTTCTCTTGCTTATACATCAGGAAACTCGTAAACTATTATCGAGAAATAttatgttataaaaatatgtacatgATCCACTAGTTAAATTACCTCTGTTAGATATTCTGCTAACCGAATGTATATTGAGTTGAAGATAATTATGCAGCACAAGTTAAGGCAAGCAGCAGTCACAGTAGTAAATAATATGGCATAACTTGTCACTATAGTATCCTTGTACAAACTTAGAGCTGCTAAAACCGATATTCTGTAGAGTATAACAGCTAGAACTGCGACCACCGCAACAGCTATCTGTAAAgatgcaatttttcaatatgtaTTATTGGGTAACACAATAATTGTTTCTTGGACAGTTAACAATTTAATAACAGTAAGCTATTTGCCACTTTAAAACTGTTCCAGTTTTGAAAATCTACTTGTACTCAAGTTCCAACTCACCAATAATAACACAACGGAGGAACTAAAAATAATTGCCGGTAACTTCAACTTCCAGAAAGAAAGATGAGGCTCTGAAGCATCTGTAATGACGTGTGCACGCTGTTTTTTAACATGCGCAAGCCGAGCCAGATACTGTGGTCGGGGGTGCTCTTCTTTAATATCAAACTTGGTGAGATCCCAGCGATGAGTTATTTCAGCAGAATATCTTTTCCATAACTCCAGAAACAATGTGGCTAGAAAGAATGACAGTACTGTgacagttttcaaaaatagtaCTATCCAAGCTATTTCAAAacaaatgagaaaattcgttttttgCTTTCATGGCTGATTGCAGGATTATAAAAAtaggagtaaaaaatttgtcgatttGCAGGGTGACTAAAATTTCAATGAcaggaaattaattaattttgcaaGCTCACCCCAAAACGACATAAAAACAGCAAAGAAAACTGTAGCTGCATTATCAAACAGATATGTGACCCGCGCGTGAAAGCATGTATCTTTGAGATCCCAGTATCCACAAAGTTTATCACATAATGGACACATTTTCAGTTCCAAATTGCCAGAGCAAATATCTTCACTCGGTTTGTTGGAATATAATGTGAGACAGCTGTAGAGGAAGCAAAGTAGACCAACAATACTGGCTGGGATTAACATGTGCGTATAGAAACCTAGCCAGGCAAAGTAGAGGCCGATTTTAATGCCAAAGTATTCTTTCACGTAATCTAGTGGCTGACAGTGCAAACATTTCTTGACACTTGCCCATTCTGTGTATAAAAGACTTCGCATACATTCCGAGTTGTGAAGATCACCctgtaaaaaaaacgaacataaGAATGAAGGCACAAGTTCAGAATGTTTTGTGGAATTTTGCCACTCTGGGTTGCATCAGACTCAACAATTTTCTGATTAGTTTGAACTACATTGTTCCGAATTTTGATCTCTAAAGTGTAGCCGAAAATCATACCATAAAATGAAAGTTTCAATCGACAAATTAAaactaatattaaaaatatttcttttgtcTTTGAATAAACAACCTTAAACTGAAacagaggtaaaaaaaacagaaggtGTTATTGCATCTggacaaattttattacctaTCAGAAGCAGGTAGTATTAAAGTAAATGCAACCCTTTATTTTGGGTCTTGTACCTGTTTTTCTAACACCTTTCACTTAATACCTGAATGAAATACAGGCAAGTGACCTGCATATTAACAGGTGCATAATACTCACTTCCATATTGTTTGAGAAACTCTGCTATTCTAACACttctgaattgaattttacacaATAGGTCAAATCTGTGATCCCCAAATATATCTATCTTAAGACAGTGTAAAGGAAGTTCATATTCTCAAAAAACAGATATAAAATACGTATTTACGATCGTATTGACACGACAAATTGGCAGTGCAacccaaaacaaaaaaatgagagTGCAGGTAACATAGTGTCGTAGTATGTATAAATCATAATCAACTtgctatttgaaaaaatgattacaagtaaagatttttgaataatgaataGAGTAAGGAGTGATGGAAACCTGTTGAAAGTTTCTACTCACATCATGTAAAGGATAGGCAGCCACATATGCGTTTTCTGCAATTAATCTGTCGATCCCGAATGCAAAATCATTTTCCTTATCTTCTGTATACGTTGTCCTATCTAATATAAAATGAACAATTCGCGAACGTGTTCCTGGGCTAAAAAACTCGGGTGTGTCCAAATCGAATAAGTACTCTTTGTCTCTGCTATAAACCGCTGTGAACTGGTGCTTCATTGTTGGAAACTTAGATGGGTCCACATCAAACTTGCTCAAAAGACGTCGAAAGAATGAATTCATTTCCTTAACTATAATATTAGTAGAGCTTTCAGATGGACGAAATCCAGGCACATTCTTCATTGGCATTCTCAATTTCAATATCTCTGCATAACGGCGCAAAACTTCTTGAGGAGCATGAATTTTAATGAAGCGTAAGCCGTTAGGCTCTGGTCTTTCATATTCAAGTTCTAGGCCCTCCTGTTGCAGGTTTCCCTCAAATATCTGAAagcatatataggtatatagtagTGGTATTCAGTTATTAGCTCCCAATACAGCTGTTTCATATGGTAAAATAACGGTTTTAATAACGTGGATGGTTACCCATTTTGAATTCAACAGGTTGAATCCCGAACttattcttttctcattcGAGTATATTTATCCATGTTATACTATGGCTAAGTTCACATACCCTCCGCATTTCCACACTTTTGTAAGTGATTGCTTCTCCATTATGTTCATCCCAGACCAGTACAAAGTCAATTGTGCGTAGCTCATCACGAAAATACAAACTGGATGCCTCGTCATAGTGTGAATCCTGGAGAAAATATTAGTTCTATAGATTTTGGATCATTTAAACACtacaaaaaaatagtcgattttatTTAACAGTTCAACAATTCAATCGCAGGTTCCATTTACAATCACTGAGACTAACCATTTTGCAACTAATAGCTGTTTCTGATTTGATATTGTGCAAGTTTTTGGTATTATCACCTTTTTATCAACACAATTACGTGAGCTTATGACCTTTCATCACCAATAAAACTAAATTTAATGGTAATAATTAGTAATAAAACTGCTTGCAttgccaataaaaaaaaagaaaaaaaaaaaacaaaaaaacagtgAAGCCTAGCAATCAAAGTTTTGTTAaattattttgtgaaatataatACTTTTATAGATTCATGTATAAGAACTGTGTTAAACTATCCTATTTAAATTCAGTGATTGTGCGACCAACTATGAGCATGAACTTCAATGTAATTTATCACTTCCTCTGCTTATCAGAAATATTATcaaggaaattcaaaatttaaccgTGTGAAAGATTAGTATTAACagatttctaatttattcgtGACTATAAAAGTGAGGGAATTTGGATAAAAGACGAGTAATCATTGATTCCCTTAACGGCATGCAACAGGAAATCttaatattcaataaacaaatttaatcGGAACCTCCTTCCTGCTGAGAACAAGTATTGACTCGTTCATGGCATTTTTACACTTACCAATCTAATTCCTCTTCCTGCTTCATCATCTCTAATTTGATCACAGTCACCACCGACCATCCTAAGCTCCATAGCTCTTGCAGTTAACGAATCTCCACTGCAAGCGGAATGCACGCTTCTAGTTGATACGGCACTCTCTGCGCTGTTTACACTTATAGCACTTCCAAACAACGTCCCAGGAATGCTTTGATATAAAGTTAACTGGGAAATATGGTTGAGGTTTGATTGCGTCGAGCGATAAATGCTTGGCTGCGAACAGCTGCGTGTGCAGCTGATGCTGTGGCTGCGGCGCTGCGTCAGATTTACACTTTCTTCATCTTCCTCCATTTTTAGTTTGAACAATCAAGCCTTGCAGCCTCTAGCACaacttttacaaaaataaaggaaataaCAACGTAAGAAGCATGCTAATGAAAGTATTCAATTATATAACATACGCAACTGAAACTACCGTAGCTCCTCCGGTTTCTCTGTAACTCAGGAAGTAATCTAAAATATAGttttcaaacgaacacgtCATTGATAACTATGCACATGAACTACATGCATTCCCAAAAGTCCGATGTATTTGAACATTGTTGACTGTACAAACACATTAAGAACCGGAAATGTCGAGTTCTTAATTGTTTACTATCACATTCTTATCATAACGGTCGCGAGCGGGACGCAGCCAGAAAATTATAATCGGAGTGAAATGGGTCAACTTGTcggaaaaatgtgaaaaaaaagtttacaattCAACGTAAAACTTTATTGCTGATGCAAAACTTTACAAGTACAAAAATTATGATAGCAGGAATCGTTACCTGGATATCGGTTATATTGACGTGGGACAGAGTGACGATCGATCAAAGGTAAACATGCAACATCATTT
The genomic region above belongs to Diprion similis isolate iyDipSimi1 chromosome 8, iyDipSimi1.1, whole genome shotgun sequence and contains:
- the LOC124409115 gene encoding anoctamin-4; the protein is MEEDEESVNLTQRRSHSISCTRSCSQPSIYRSTQSNLNHISQLTLYQSIPGTLFGSAISVNSAESAVSTRSVHSACSGDSLTARAMELRMVGGDCDQIRDDEAGRGIRLDSHYDEASSLYFRDELRTIDFVLVWDEHNGEAITYKSVEMRRIFEGNLQQEGLELEYERPEPNGLRFIKIHAPQEVLRRYAEILKLRMPMKNVPGFRPSESSTNIIVKEMNSFFRRLLSKFDVDPSKFPTMKHQFTAVYSRDKEYLFDLDTPEFFSPGTRSRIVHFILDRTTYTEDKENDFAFGIDRLIAENAYVAAYPLHDGDLHNSECMRSLLYTEWASVKKCLHCQPLDYVKEYFGIKIGLYFAWLGFYTHMLIPASIVGLLCFLYSCLTLYSNKPSEDICSGNLELKMCPLCDKLCGYWDLKDTCFHARVTYLFDNAATVFFAVFMSFWATLFLELWKRYSAEITHRWDLTKFDIKEEHPRPQYLARLAHVKKQRAHVITDASEPHLSFWKLKLPAIIFSSSVVLLLIAVAVVAVLAVILYRISVLAALSLYKDTIVTSYAILFTTVTAACLNLCCIIIFNSIYIRLAEYLTEIEFLRTQTEFDDSLTLKIYLLQFINYYASIFYIAFFKGKFVGYPREYIRFFTFRQEECGPGGCLLELSIQLIIIMIGKQALNTILEMVFPLFYKWLNTVKVHVGTKKDKNKDKSTSRINLQWVKDYKLVEWGPRSLFPEYLEMVLQYGFVTIFVAAFPLAPFFALINNIFEMRFDAKKLLTMYRRPVGQRVRDIGVWFRILDIISKLSVITNGFIIAFTSNFIPRLVYMKAYSNTSSLEGFLENSLSKFNTSHFPDEYRPQIPNDIEPIKICWYPDYRETASGEYNYSIMYWHILAARLAFVVVFENIVALVMILVRWCIPNMSQTLRDQIRREAYITNEIIIKQEALRACGPCRTSENISQRSNSNTETMQRLNRVIQNSLSNAELDLEVHGSPVGASGVHHRGTDGAV